The proteins below come from a single Mytilus edulis chromosome 5, xbMytEdul2.2, whole genome shotgun sequence genomic window:
- the LOC139524792 gene encoding C-C chemokine receptor type 3-like: protein MSSNIIDGDMTNVTNTSLRNITELPNNGSLLLIGISNEYELVSDDMPSAHELEIVLTTWVPPILIVLGSIGNILTLLIMRRPPFCHYAISFYITAYAVSSLLAIYLFLGSEWIAFLAHAKTIDDQTDWLCRLWQFISRAITYSSIWFVVAMTIDRYIIIWQAKHVSSMCTLFMAKFVAVIIMVGLVVISIHAMWLHELMMGKCYFFHNEDLHAIIWPWVSASFYSYIPLTLIFIFDVSILTGLCLKRPTKGRHHEQLPMVLTYTTLGLSMMYFVFVIPPTVINIVIRTYPPSWLEDYKFMTQLKKASIIGHYMAWVNTVTVFYVCLFFSRTFRLELVAFHRDLMEKFRSYWCIQQRRRIYELHVGSNSSAATQVETVDMCTETTPL from the coding sequence ATGTCATCTAACATCATTGACGGAGATATGACCAATGTTACAAACACCAGCTTACGTAATATTACAGAACTACCGAACAACGGAAGTCTATTGTTAATTGGAATATCTAATGAGTATGAACTGGTGTCGGATGACATGCCTTCAGCACACGAATTAGAAATAGTTTTAACCACCTGGGTGCCTCCTATACTTATTGTTCTGGGATCTATTGGTAATATATTGACTTTACTTATAATGAGGAGGCCCCCATTCTGTCATTACGCAATAAGCTTCTACATTACTGCCTATGCTGTTTCCAGTCTGTTGGCAATCTACCTATTTTTAGGTTCAGAATGGATAGCTTTTTTGGCCCATGCTAAGACTATAGACGACCAAACAGATTGGCTGTGTCGCTTGTGGCAATTCATCAGCCGAGCTATTACATATTCAAGCATATGGTTCGTAGTTGCCATGACAATTGATCGGTATATCATTATCTGGCAGGCCAAACATGTATCTAGCATGTGTACACTGTTCATGGCCAAGTTCGTGGCTGTGATTATAATGGTTGGTCTGGTAGTGATTAGCATACACGCCATGTGGCTTCATGAACTCATGATGGGTAAATGTTACTTCTTTCACAATGAAGATCTACATGCTATTATATGGCCTTGGGTATCAGCTAGTTTCTACTCGTACATCCCATTAAcacttatatttatatttgatgtgtcAATCTTGACCGGACTGTGCCTAAAACGTCCAACAAAAGGACGACATCATGAACAGTTACCTATGGTACTAACATACACAACCCTTGGATTATCAATGATGTATTTTGTGTTTGTTATTCCTCCTACCGTGATTAACATTGTCATCAGAACATATCCGCCATCTTGGTTAGAAGATTACAAATTCATGACACAATTGAAGAAAGCTAGTATAATTGGCCATTATATGGCTTGGGTGAATACAGTTACTGTATTTTATGTCTGCCTTTTCTTTTCAAGAACATTTCGTCTTGAGTTGGTAGCTTTCCATCGTGATTTAATGGAGAAATTTCGCTCATACTGGTGTATACAACAAAGAAGAAGGATATATGAGCTCCATGTTGGATCAAATAGTAGTGCTGCTACCCAAGTAGAAACTGTTGATATGTGCACAGAAACAACACCTCTATAA